Sequence from the Microcoleus sp. FACHB-831 genome:
GGCAGTCTTGAAACAGATTAGCGCAGTAGGGGGTGACTGTCATAAAAATGAGGATAGCAAATTTTTCTTACGTTTGTTGCTCAAATCTGATTAAACATTGGTGTTCGTGGTATAGCTAGTAGAGCTTAGGCGTGGGAGTGGGGAACATCCTACCCTCGCCTTCCAAGCGGGAGACGCGAGTGCTGGGGGCTTCTCTACTACGCGATCGCGAGTCTCATATCCCTAGACTGTCGCCTGGGTCTAGAACCTCATGTCGTCGCCAATGCCCCCAAAGCCATGTTGGCATACCACTTGCATTTCATGTTGTTGGGTCAGCGCGGATGGTTTTTTAGATAGCGACATTGAAATCATAGAACATTTGTTTTTGTAATTTAATCAAATTTGACTGATGACTACAAGGTTTATTGAACAGCCAAATAGTAAGTTGTGGATGGCAGCAATTAAGCCACCTATGTACAGCGTTGCCATTATTCCAATTTGGGTGGGTACGGCTGTGGCTTATGCAGAAAGTAAAGTACTTCACGCAGCAATATTTTCGACCTTTTTAATGTCAGCAATTTTGATTATTGCATGGCTGAATCTTAGCAACGATGTATTTGATTCCGAAACTGGGATTGATAAGAATAAAGCCCACTCGCTTGTAAACTTGACAGGAAACAAATCTTTAATTTTCTGGCTGGCCAATCTATTTCTAGTTTTGGGCATAGTGGGTATAGTGGCGATCGCCTGGTTACAGCAAGACTTCACTGTAATTGCCCTAGTTCTACTGTCTTGTGCTTTGGGATACAGCTACCAAGGGCCTCCCTTTCGTTTAGGCTACCAGGGTTTGGGGGAAATTATTTGTTTTATCTGCTTTGGTCCCATAGCTATTGCGGCGGCATACTACAGTCAAACCGCAACTTGGTCAAAAATCGGTCTGGCAGCATCGGTTATTGTGGGAATTACTACCTCGTTAATTTTGTTTTGCTCCCATTTTCACCAAGTTGCTGATGATTTGGCAGCAGGAAAAAAATCTCCCATTGTCCGGCTGGGGACGGAAAAATCTGCCCAACTCTTACCCTGGTTTTGTGGTAGTATTTACGCGCTGACCGTGCTATTTGTGTCATTAGGATTTTTCCCCATCTGGACGTTACTCATTTTTGCAAGTTTGCCCTTTGCCGTGCAGTTATGCCAGCACGTCGGGAAATTTCACAATCAGCCAAAAGACGTTAGTAACTGCAAATTCATCGCCGTAAAATTGCATTTTTGGAGCGGGTTGCTGTTAGCGTTGGGCTTTATTCTGCCGATGGGGTGATGCAATATCGGTTCGATTTTCGGCCTTATCGGCGTCACTTCAAGCGTCCCCTACAAATTAGCAAAGGCATCTGGGATATCCGCGAGGGCATTATCCTCCGTCTTACCGATGAGAATGAAAAAATCGGATTTGGAGAAATTGCCCCGCTTTCCTGGTTTGGCTCGGAAACTTTTGCAGATGCTTGGGATTTTTGTCGCGAACTGCCGAATAAAATTACAGCGGAAACAATTTTTTCTATTCCAGCGGCTCTCCCTGCTTGTCAGTTTGGCTTTGAATCAGCTTTAGATTTGGCATTAGTTAATAATTCCCCCTCTAAAATCAAAAATCTAAACGCTCAAATTACTTACAGTGGCTTATTGCCTGCTGGGGAAGCAGTTTTAAATCAATGGCAACCACTTTGGGAGCGGGGATATCGTACTTTTAAATGGAAGATTGGGGTTGCCCCAATTCAACAGGAACTCAATATTTTCAACCAACTGATTCAGTCAATCCCGGAATCGGTGAAATTGCGATTAGATGCCAATGGGGGGCTAAGCTGGGAAGAGACAAATGCATGGCTCAACGTTGGCGATCGCGCGAGCTATATCGAATTTATAGAACAACCCCTCCCCATAAATAAATTTGCGGCTATGTTGGAATTGGCCGGCCAGCATTCTACCCCCATAGCCTTGGATGAATCTGTTGCTACAATTGAGCAATTGCAAGCTTGCTATCAACAGGGTTGGCGCGGTATTTTTGTCATTAAGCCCGCGATCGCTGGTTCCTCATCCAGGTTGCGCCAATTCTGCCAACAGCATACAATTGATGCTGTTTTTTCCTCTGTATTTGAAACTCCTATTGGCAGACAGGCTGCGCTACAGTTGGCGGCTGAACTGTCGAGACGCGATCGCGCAGTAGGATTTGGCGTCAACCACTGGTTCGACGAAGATGATGAAACCAGCTTTGAGAACTTATGGAATCGCCTCTAGACTATATCAATAAACGCGCTAAGGATGATTGGCTGATTGCTTATGACACCAAGGGACACTTATATCATCGCGCCTCTGTAAAGTTTATTCGTTTTACTTGCCAAAATTTTCAGCAGTTAACACTATTTAAAAAACCGCGTATAAACGACAAAACTTTACTATCCTGGCCAGACCAAGTAAAATTTTTAGGGCATTTCATAGGTGCTTGTGCCGCTGGAAATCCAATTTTTTTAATGAATCCAAATTGGGCTAAAAGTGAAATTGAACAAGTTACTCATTTAGTGGAATCAAACCACCATCTCAGAAATATCCACAATTGGATTATGATTCCCACTGGTGGTTCATCGGGGAAAATGCGTTTTGCCATCCATACTTGGGAAACATTGATGGCATCGGTGCAAGGCTTTCAACAGTATTTTCAGGTATCTCAAATCAATTCCTTTTGTGTATTGCCGCCTTATCACGTCAGCGGTTTAATGCAATTCATGCGCTCCTTCACTACCGGGGGCAAGTTGGTTATTATGCCGTCAAAAACACTAGAGCTTGGTGTCAAATGTGACATTAATCCAGAAGATTTTTTCATATCCTTAGTGCCAACTCAGCTGCAACGTCTCTTACAAAATCCAGAATTAACCGCCTGGTTAGCCAAATTTAAAACAGTGCTTCTGGGGGGCGCACCAGCTTGGCGAGAACTTCTGGAAGACGCGAGGCGCCACAAAATTAGGGTAGCGCCTACTTACGGTATGACCGAAACAGCATCACAAATTGTCACTCTCAAACCTGAAGATTTCCTCAACGGCAATAATAGCGCTGGCCACGTTTTACCCCATGCAAAAGTAACAATTCGCAGTGAAAGTGGCGAAATATTAGGCACTAATAAAACCGGGATTATTAATATTGCGGCTGATTCGCTAGCACTTGGTTATTATCCAGAATTTTTTAGCAACCAGCAGCATTTTCAGACAGATGATTTAGGCTTTATTGACGATCGAGGTTATTTAAACGTTGTTGGTCGTAACAGCAATAAAATCATTACTGGGGGTGAAAATGTGTTTCCGCCTGAAGTGGAAGCTGCGATTAGAGAAACTAACCTGGTTGCTGATGTTTGCGTGATTGGCGTGCCGGATTTTCAGTGGGGACAAGCTGTTACGGCTGTTTATGTCGCTAACACTTCCGCTGTTTCTGCTGAGATATTGCAAGCCGCGATCGCTTCTAAATTAACTAAATACAAGCACCCTAAATATTGGTTACAGGTTGAAAGTTTGCCCCGCAACGCTGGAGGTAAACTCAACCAAGATGAGCTAAACAAAATTATCGTTAAATCCCGTATAATTCCTAGCAAAAAATAGCTTGGAGCCTGCCAAATTTATTAATAAGTTGCAGTTAATTATTTAAATTTAAGTTTATGACTAGACGAAAGCCAATATTAGGATTTCTATTTGCATCAATTTATAGTCTCATTACAGCATTTGTAATAATTTATGTTGCTATCTTCTGTAACTTTAAAGTTTTAACAGGCGGATTGATGCTGTTTATGCCTGTCTTCCCCTGGATATTAATTTTAATATTTATATTAAAACCTGGGACTGGCTGGCTTTTAGGTGTTGCCTATATATTATCTTTTGTATTGAATTTTATAAGTTTTTATATAATAGGTTTATTACTACAAAAAAGATTAACTAAGAAAAAGAAAATTATAATAATTAAAAAACGCAAGACAAGTTACGATTTGACTCGTTTATAGAAAATATAAAATTAGCAATCTATCTCGTTACTCCACTGTCTCAACCATTGCACTATTTCCTGTGTTAGTGGTGTTTTAGTTCTGTTAACTGAATCTATACAGACGTGCTTGGTAATTGCCTTAGCAATAACTTGCTCTGAGGAAACCGGAAAAATTTGATAAACAGTGTCAAACTTTGACTCATTAAGCTGTTGGGGTTTTAGCTGAATGACGGTGCGATCGCCGCAAAACATAGGGCGATAAAAATCTACGCTGGCATGAACAATAGGAATGGCAACAGCTGGATTGCTAAAAAATGACTTAAGATTAAGTCCTGATGCTGCTAGCGATTCCTCATAGGCTTCGTGACATAGTGCCAAGACATTGGCAAAGTAGACGACACCAGCAGCATCGGTATCTTGAAATCGAATAGTTCGGGTGTAAGTAAATGGCATTCAATGTTTTAGATACCTGGCTAAGAGCAACAATACACCCCAGGCAATCAAAAAAGAAGCGCCTAAACAAATTTGTTTAGGCGCAGACGAAATTTAGACTTTAATCACCCAATCCTTGCGGGTGTCAGCGCTGATAAAAGAAGCAGGAACGTAATCGATATTCACTCCCAGCGACTTGAAAGCGGCGCGAATCGCCGTCGCGTGGGAAGCCTCAACGGTGCCGATGCTTGCGCCTGCGGAGATTAGGGCTGGAGTTTTCAATTTACCAACTTCACGTGCATAAGCGATCGCGGCGTCAACTTCTAAGGCGAGTGCTAACTTAGCTACGTTCACATCTGAATCGATATTGCCTTCACCCGCTTTGATATAGGAAGAAAGATCGTAGCTGGATTTTGACATCACCGGGGTTCCACCCAAACTTTTGACCACCTTTGCTAGAGTATCGCGATGGTTCTTGTGATCGGCTTGGTTGCGTAGTGCAAGCGCCAAAACAGCCTTGCCAACATCGGTGTCACTCAGCTTAGTCGCAGCAAAGCTGTATGCCCAGATAGCTTGATGCTCGTAAAACAGGGCATTGTTGAGAATGGCAGCATCATTTTTCATGTCCTGCTTGGATGCAGCCCCAGCACGATCGGCGATCGCCGTCAGCCCCAAAGCACTGGCAACACCAGTCGCAGCCCCTGTCATAATAATTCCGCGACGTGAGAACGATCTGCGGCTGCGCGGGGATGTGTTGACGAATTCGTTATCCATGTTGATGTGTCTTCTTCTAAACAGGCAATCTAAACTTAAATACGCTGACTCATTCAGCTTGGATCTATCTTTTTGATGACGACGCCGCCATTTATCGATGAAATCTCTATCTTGGAGAGGATCGCCCAGCAAGATCAAACCGCGCTGGGTGAACTCTACGACCGCTACGCCAGCGTACTCTACGCTGTTGCCTTGAAAATAGTAGGGTCTGCGGAAGAAGCTGAGGAAGTAGTTCTTGATGTTTTCTCCCAGGTATGGCGAACAGCGAAAAACTACGACTCCAAGCGTGGGCGCGTTGATGGTTGGTTGTTCATGCTTACCCGCAGTAGGGCGCTGGATCGGCTGCGTGCGTTGAAGCGGACTGCACGGGCCGCAGATGCTTCAATAGAAGCAGAAGGAATAAAATTCCCCCAGGCATATACGTCTCCAGAACAAGATTTGTTAATTGAGGAGCGGCGCGATCGCGTGCAAGCTGCTATTAACCAACTCCCATGCGAGCAACGGGAGGTTATAGAGTTGGCATATTTCAAAGGACTAACCCATGTAGAAATCGCCGCTTATACTGGTAAGTCTCTGGGGACGGTAAAAACCAGAATTCGCTTAGGACTCAGAAAGCTGCGAGATGCCCTCGGCTCTCTGTAGTTGGGCCGCGCTAGTATCAAACTATATGAGAGCCAGATATGATGAAACACTCAGACAGTTGTTTCTGTGAACTTGCACCTTTGTACGCGCTCGACATCCTCGAAGAGCAAGCTCGTCGTGTGGTTGAGCAATGTATGGCGGAGTTGCCAGAGTTGGAGATTGAGTTAGAAGAATTTCACTTAGGTGTTGCTGCTATACCCTACAGTCTTCCTGATGTGGCGATCGCTCCGTGTGTCAAAGATCGGCTGTTCCAGCGTATTGCCAATGTAGATATTTTGGATGAAACATCTCTACATACTACCGCGATCGCTCCCCCGCCAATTGCGCCTCCCGTACCCCCTTTTACCGTGCGTGCGGGTGATGTGCGCTGGAGAAATCACCCAGTTCCAGGCGTGACGATGGCTAGGCTCAATGTAGACAAAGCTAAACGCGAAATTGTCTGCCTGCTTCGTGCCGAACCTGGTGTAACTTATCCCCCCCATCGCCACGCTGCTGTTGAAGAAATCTTTATGCTCGAAGGCGATTTAGAGGTAGATGGCGAAGTTTATGGCAGGGGTGACTACATTCGCTCGTCTCCAGGATCTATTCACAGTCCGTATACTTCTACTGGTTGTATGTTTTTTATCCGCACCTCGATAGATGATGAAATGCTTAATTGAGCAGGTGCAATGTTAATTTTTTTTGCTTTTTTGGTTCGGTCAACAGATGACAAATTTAAAAGTAGAATAGGCATAAAAAAAGGAGCGATCGCTCCTTTTTTTATAGGAATGCCCAACCTAGCTACGGTATAATTACAAAAAACGTAAATTGCCAAAAGTTGCTCCCGCACGGACGTGATCGTTTGACGCGATCGCGGAAGTTGGCATTCCCGGCAAACAAACAGTCAGAAACGACAAAGTAACCTTCCAGGCCAATTTTCCCCGCCTAGCTAATAGTATATAAAAACGAGCTAAGGCAGGGAATGAATTCGGTGGTTCTATAGCCGCAACCCCCCGCACCAAGTACACTTCATCTACTGATAGATGTCGCGCTAAAGGCACGCAGCTACCATCATGCTCCCATTCCAGAAGCTGGGGGTGCGGATCGACAGAACTCAAGATTGGCAAAATTGGGAAACCCGTGACAAGAACCATAGCTTCGACCCATTCTCTAAGCGGGCAGCTAGGGTTTACATTGTCCATAGAACTAACAATTAGCCACTCTGTAGGATGGCTACCCGCAAAGATATGTTCGACCTGCATCGCTGTTTCTTCTACCTGTGGTGTGTTCGACCACCCCTGGCGCAGATGCAAAGCGTATTTTAGTGCATCGCTCTTGACGGCTTGAGTAGGCCAATTATCAAGGATTGCTGGCTGAGTCCAGATAGGAAGAGCGTCTAGTTGAAGCATCAATTTTTGGGAACGCTTGGGATAGAGCTGGTATTCAAGCCATCGCGGTTACATCTGAGTAACTAGACTTTGGCTTGCTTAACCATTCATATCTCTGAGCCTTGGGGAGGTATGCAAAAATTTGGTGCTTTGAGAAGTGATTCGGTCAAATCAAAGCCCCAGTTCTACCAGCCTCTAACTAATTTCGCCACCTCCTCAACATCCAGACAATCTAGGGCAAATGCTTTGCGAAGCAGGTTGTTAGGAACAAATTCATCATACTTTTGCAGTTTTGGGGCTTCTTCAGCACTAACTAAATCATCTGCTGTAAGCCTTCTTGCCGCAAAACCAACTATTTCATCTTTAAGTGCATTAAAGTTTTCCTTGCCTAATTTAACATTCAGAAAATATGGAGAACGGCCTCCCATACTTCTGATGTCTAAAGACTCCCTGCACAAGGAATTCAAAAATCTTTCTAGCGTGTTGTAAGCTACAGTACCCATCCAAGGAAAAATACAGCAAGTCTTGCCTTCTAAGGGAATAATATTACTTTTGTCCAATCCAGCAAGTTTAGCCAACTGGCGAGCCGCATTCAGGCGCTTTTTAGCATTACTCTGCAAGTAGGTATATTCAATATCCTCAAAAAGCACTCTTCGCATCCGTTGCAAAATTTTAGTATGAATGGTGATACTGCCCCCATACCAAGAAATATTAGCCGAGCCTTCAGAACGCTTAACAAAAACTGTTTTTGCTTTAAAATCCACATTTAAAACTTCCCAAGTTCTACCTGCCAAAGCAAATTTGTTTCCAGCGGGCGGTGGCTTGATAATACTTCCAATTTCAATATGGTCATCTCTGACGAGATACTCCACATTGTCAGGAAACACAGCATAAAACTGAAACTTCTTCACAAGCTTTTCACCTGTCAAACCTAAGAGCAGTTTGCCCCGGTCAGTTTCCTGAATATGATCGATATCAATTAAATAGCGCAGCAATTGTTTAAAATCTTCTTTAGAGATAGCAGCAAAAGGTGGCAAAGTTAGAACTTGCTGTGCTAAAGCAGCGGGTGAAAGTTCCCCCATAGCTGCCAGAATACTCATTGTTTGGTGGTATAAAAGGCTGAAGGGATACTTAACAGGATGTATTGGCTCAATCCACCGTTCTTCTAAGTAAAGTTGGATAATAGCAATGCACTGCAAAAGTTGCCAAGGAATTTGATCGGGAAGCGGTTCTTCTCCTAATGGCTCATCTTCAGCGCAAATAAAACGCATATCCGCAGCACCGCCACGCCTCCCCGCACGTCCCAATCTTTGCAAGAAGCTGGATACAGAGAATGGTGCTTCTAATTGAATCACGCGATCCAATTGCCCGATATCAATTCCTAATTCAAGCGTCAGCGTTGCAGCGGTGACTGATGCAGTATCAAGTTCGCGCATTTCATACTCAGCGGCTTCTCTTAAATGAGCAGAAATGCTGCCGTGATGGACGTGGTAAATGTCTGGTAATCCTTGGGTTTCGGCGATTTGACGCAGGCTTGATATAACTGATTCTGTTGCAGA
This genomic interval carries:
- the menA gene encoding 2-carboxy-1,4-naphthoquinone phytyltransferase, encoding MTTRFIEQPNSKLWMAAIKPPMYSVAIIPIWVGTAVAYAESKVLHAAIFSTFLMSAILIIAWLNLSNDVFDSETGIDKNKAHSLVNLTGNKSLIFWLANLFLVLGIVGIVAIAWLQQDFTVIALVLLSCALGYSYQGPPFRLGYQGLGEIICFICFGPIAIAAAYYSQTATWSKIGLAASVIVGITTSLILFCSHFHQVADDLAAGKKSPIVRLGTEKSAQLLPWFCGSIYALTVLFVSLGFFPIWTLLIFASLPFAVQLCQHVGKFHNQPKDVSNCKFIAVKLHFWSGLLLALGFILPMG
- a CDS encoding o-succinylbenzoate synthase; translation: MQYRFDFRPYRRHFKRPLQISKGIWDIREGIILRLTDENEKIGFGEIAPLSWFGSETFADAWDFCRELPNKITAETIFSIPAALPACQFGFESALDLALVNNSPSKIKNLNAQITYSGLLPAGEAVLNQWQPLWERGYRTFKWKIGVAPIQQELNIFNQLIQSIPESVKLRLDANGGLSWEETNAWLNVGDRASYIEFIEQPLPINKFAAMLELAGQHSTPIALDESVATIEQLQACYQQGWRGIFVIKPAIAGSSSRLRQFCQQHTIDAVFSSVFETPIGRQAALQLAAELSRRDRAVGFGVNHWFDEDDETSFENLWNRL
- a CDS encoding 2-succinylbenzoate--CoA ligase; protein product: MESPLDYINKRAKDDWLIAYDTKGHLYHRASVKFIRFTCQNFQQLTLFKKPRINDKTLLSWPDQVKFLGHFIGACAAGNPIFLMNPNWAKSEIEQVTHLVESNHHLRNIHNWIMIPTGGSSGKMRFAIHTWETLMASVQGFQQYFQVSQINSFCVLPPYHVSGLMQFMRSFTTGGKLVIMPSKTLELGVKCDINPEDFFISLVPTQLQRLLQNPELTAWLAKFKTVLLGGAPAWRELLEDARRHKIRVAPTYGMTETASQIVTLKPEDFLNGNNSAGHVLPHAKVTIRSESGEILGTNKTGIINIAADSLALGYYPEFFSNQQHFQTDDLGFIDDRGYLNVVGRNSNKIITGGENVFPPEVEAAIRETNLVADVCVIGVPDFQWGQAVTAVYVANTSAVSAEILQAAIASKLTKYKHPKYWLQVESLPRNAGGKLNQDELNKIIVKSRIIPSKK
- a CDS encoding thioesterase family protein is translated as MPFTYTRTIRFQDTDAAGVVYFANVLALCHEAYEESLAASGLNLKSFFSNPAVAIPIVHASVDFYRPMFCGDRTVIQLKPQQLNESKFDTVYQIFPVSSEQVIAKAITKHVCIDSVNRTKTPLTQEIVQWLRQWSNEIDC
- a CDS encoding ferritin-like domain-containing protein, with protein sequence MDNEFVNTSPRSRRSFSRRGIIMTGAATGVASALGLTAIADRAGAASKQDMKNDAAILNNALFYEHQAIWAYSFAATKLSDTDVGKAVLALALRNQADHKNHRDTLAKVVKSLGGTPVMSKSSYDLSSYIKAGEGNIDSDVNVAKLALALEVDAAIAYAREVGKLKTPALISAGASIGTVEASHATAIRAAFKSLGVNIDYVPASFISADTRKDWVIKV
- a CDS encoding sigma-70 family RNA polymerase sigma factor, which produces MTTPPFIDEISILERIAQQDQTALGELYDRYASVLYAVALKIVGSAEEAEEVVLDVFSQVWRTAKNYDSKRGRVDGWLFMLTRSRALDRLRALKRTARAADASIEAEGIKFPQAYTSPEQDLLIEERRDRVQAAINQLPCEQREVIELAYFKGLTHVEIAAYTGKSLGTVKTRIRLGLRKLRDALGSL
- a CDS encoding cupin domain-containing protein — its product is MMKHSDSCFCELAPLYALDILEEQARRVVEQCMAELPELEIELEEFHLGVAAIPYSLPDVAIAPCVKDRLFQRIANVDILDETSLHTTAIAPPPIAPPVPPFTVRAGDVRWRNHPVPGVTMARLNVDKAKREIVCLLRAEPGVTYPPHRHAAVEEIFMLEGDLEVDGEVYGRGDYIRSSPGSIHSPYTSTGCMFFIRTSIDDEMLN
- a CDS encoding DEAD/DEAH box helicase; this translates as MITQPFDRLAPFIQEYIYSQNWTELRAVQVEACRVIFDTDAHLLLAAATASGKTEAAFLPVLTLLHQNPSKSIGVLYISPIKALINDQFDRLNDLLKEADIPVCHWHGDVSQSRKKQLIKNPKGILQITPESLESLLINKNTELVRLFGDLRFVIIDEIHAFMGSERGCQILCQLARLSRFVQTPPRRIGLSATLGDYSLAEEWLSDRTSKPVITPDLKGGQRKVYFSLEHFYIPEADKPDINNPYFRYIFDNTKFKKCLIFANNRSATESVISSLRQIAETQGLPDIYHVHHGSISAHLREAAEYEMRELDTASVTAATLTLELGIDIGQLDRVIQLEAPFSVSSFLQRLGRAGRRGGAADMRFICAEDEPLGEEPLPDQIPWQLLQCIAIIQLYLEERWIEPIHPVKYPFSLLYHQTMSILAAMGELSPAALAQQVLTLPPFAAISKEDFKQLLRYLIDIDHIQETDRGKLLLGLTGEKLVKKFQFYAVFPDNVEYLVRDDHIEIGSIIKPPPAGNKFALAGRTWEVLNVDFKAKTVFVKRSEGSANISWYGGSITIHTKILQRMRRVLFEDIEYTYLQSNAKKRLNAARQLAKLAGLDKSNIIPLEGKTCCIFPWMGTVAYNTLERFLNSLCRESLDIRSMGGRSPYFLNVKLGKENFNALKDEIVGFAARRLTADDLVSAEEAPKLQKYDEFVPNNLLRKAFALDCLDVEEVAKLVRGW